TGAATGGTATGCTCTGCCAGTTACTGACAGTGTATTAAGGTCCATGGGGAGGAGACACACACACTTCAGGAACAGCCTCTTGCAGTCcacctgaatcctcctcccttgACAACATGTGTTGTAACTACTACGGCAGCTCCTGTGGCTACGGCTGTGGAAAGAGCTACAGCTGTGGGTTCAGCCCCTATTATGGCTGTGGTTATGGAACCAGATATGGCTGTGGATATGGCTCTGGCTATAGCAGCTACTGGCCAGTTTGCTACAGGAGATGTTATTCTTGCTGCTAGAACATCACCCTCTTAGCCTAGTCTGCTTCTGAAATGAGGAATCTAAAGATAATACTGCTTCGAGGATCTGTAACCCATGATTTGTACTTGCAAGAAATTGTATGCGCGACAGAGGCTTTGACCTCCAACTACCCATTTTTAGATTGACATGCTTGAGGTCTGATGTTCAATGGTGATATCATCTGACTCTTCCTAATGTTAGCCTTTCCTCCCTTAATCTCTAAGTCTCTGTTATGACTGTGTTAATGATCCTAACATTCTAAAGCTTGGATAACCCCTTATCCTCAATAAAAATGGCTCATTGCTTCTAACAAATCTCTGTGTACTGCTTATGAATTAGTCTTTCGTGAGGTGCTATGGCCTCTTTCAAAGACTGGGCTAAGAGGTTGCTTGAACCTTGAGTTCTTTGATATAATACAAGCATTTCTTCTTGTATTTGCACCAAAAATAATACCTTCTCCAACTATTCCTTGTATCTCACATGCTCAGGCACTCACATACCCAAGCACAAATCTCACATATTTCAGAACTGTGCTGAACCGTGCAAATCTCACTGTGtcaagaatggagctggaggagcaAGTGGAGGAGGAATGACACACATTCAGGTGGTCATGACAAAGTCCAGGTGCAGAAGAGACAATCTGACTTCCTGCAGGAGTAATGGAATAGAAGAGATGTTTCCCAGAAGTAATGAGAAATTGGAAGCAGAGTTGGGTGTTAAACATTTGAGAATAAAGAATTAAGGAATGTGTATcatttgtagccaaagatggacaagctctatacagttagcaaaaacaagactaggagttgactgtggctcagatcatgaactacttattgccaaattcagactgaaattgaagaaagtagggaaagccactagactattcagatcagattagatcagtcactcagtcctgtccgactctttgcgactccatgaattgcagcatgccaggcctccctgtccatcaccaactcccggagttcactcagactcacatccatcgagtcagtgatgccatccaaccgtctcatcctctgtcgtccccttctcctcctgcccccaatccctcccagcatcagagtcttttccaatgagtcaactctttgcatgaggtggccaaagtactggagtttcagctttagcatcattccttccaaagaaatccagggctgagctccttcagaatggactgtttggatcttcttgcagtccaagggactctcagagtcctgtccaacaccacagttcaaaagcatcaattctttggcactcagccttcttcacagtccaactctcacatccatacatgaccacaggaaaaaccatagccttgactagacgaacctttgttggcaaagtaatgtctctgcttttcaatatgctatctatgttggacataactgtccttccaaggagtaagcgtcttttaatttcttggctgcagtcaccatctgtagtgattttggagcccagaaaaataaagtctgacactgtttccactgtttccccatctatttcccatgaagtggtgggaccggatgccatgatctttgttttctggatgttgagctttaagccaattttttgactctccactttcactttcatcaagaggcttttgagttcctcttcactttctgccataagggtggtgtcatctgcatatctgaggttattgatatttctcccagcaatcttgattccagcttgtgtttcttccagtccagcatttctcatgatgtactctgcatataagttaaataaacagggtgacaatatacagccttgatgtactccttttcctatttggaaccagtctatttttccatgtccagttctaactgttgcttcctgacctacatacaaatttctcaagaggcagataaggtgttctcgtattcccatctctttcagaattttccacagtttattgtgatccacacattcaaaggctttggcatagtcaataaagcagaaatagatgtttttctggaactctcttgctttttccattcaggcatgacctaaatcaaatcccttacaaatatacagtgaaagtgagaaatagatttaaaggactagatctgatggacagagtgcctgatgaactatgaacggacttagtgacattgtacatgaaaaaggaatcaagaccatccccaggaaatagaaatgcaaaaaagtaaaatggctgtctgaggaggccttacaaatagctgtgaaaagaagagaagctaaaagcaaaggagaaaaggaaagatatacccatctgaatgcagagttccaaagaatagcaaggagagataagaaagccttcttcagtgatcaactcaaaaaatagaggaaaacaatagaatggaaagactagagatctattcaagaaaattagagataccaagggaatatttcctgCAATTTGggctcaataaggacagaaatggtatggacctaacagaagcagaagctattaagaagaggtggcaagaatacatagaaggactgataaaaaagatgttcatgacccagataattaggatggtgtgatcactcacctagggccagacatcctggaatgtgaagtcaagtgggccttaggaagcatcgctacgaacaaagctagtggaggtgatggaattccagttgagctatttcaaatcctgaaagatgatgctgtgaaagtgctgcattcaatatgccagcaaatttggaaaactcagcagtggctacagactgcaaaaggtcagttttcattgcaatcctaaagaaaggcaatgccaaagaatgctcaaactaccgcacaactgcattcatctcacatgctagtaaagtaatactcaaaattctccaagccaagtttCAGCAATATgaaaaccatgaacttccagatgttcaagctggatttggagaaggcagaggaatcagagatcaaattatcaacatctgctggatcatcaaaaaagcaagagtgttccagaaaaacatctatttctgctttattgactatgacaaagtcactgactgtgtgggtcacaataaactgtggaaaattctgaaagagatgggaataccagaccacctgccctgcctcttgagaaacctgtatgcaggtcaggaagccacaattagaactggacatggaacaacagactggttccaaataggaaaaggagtacatcagggctgtatattgtcgccctgctcatttaacatatatgcagagtacatcatgaaaaactgagaaaacttgggctgaaggaagcacaagttggaatcaagagtgccaggagaaatatcaataacatcagatatgcagatgacaccacccttatggcagaaagtgaagaagatctaaagaaactcttgatcaaagtgaaagaggagactgaaaaagttggcttaaagctcaacataagaaaattaagatcatggcatccggtcccatcacttcatggcaaatagatggggaaacagtggaaacagtggcagactttatttttttgggctccaaaatcactgcagatggtgactgcagcaacgaaattataagacacttacttcatggaagaaagttatgaccaacctagacagcatattaaaaaggagacacagtactttgccaacaaaagtctgtctcgTCAAGTCTAAGGCTTTTCCAGtggctatgtatggatgtgagaattggactctgaagaaagctgagtacagaagaattggtgcttttgagctgtggtgttggagaagactcttgagagtcccttggactgcaaggcgatccaagcagtccatcctaaaggagatctgccctgggtgttcattggaaggactgattttgaagctgaaagtccaatactttggccacctgatgtgaaaagctgactcatttgaaaagaccctgatgctgggaaaattgagggcaggaggagaagaggatggcagaggatgagatggttggatggcatcaccaactcaatggacatgagtttgggtaagctccaggaattggtgatggacagggagttctgGCATGGAAGAGGcctggttcatggggttgtaaagagttggaaacaactgaatgactgaactgaactgaactgaaccagttcaTCTCTATTGCATGTTGTAAAATGCCTTTTTACACATTATCTCAATTCATTTTCACATCCTCTTAAAATAAATAGAGTGGGTACTTGACAAACAAGTATTGGGAGAAAGATGCTGAGGCTCAGAGTGATTAAGTCACTATCTTGAAATCACACAGCAACTGAGTGTCAGAGCCAAGTTTTCATAGTCTTCTGCTAGTGAGCTCACTGCCATATGCTCCTCCTGGCCAGGCCCTCTCCTGCCTATGGAAGCAATATGCGCTGTGCTCTCAATAatctgaacagaaaaagaaaagtctgagAGTTCCTCTCTACATCTGCTTAGTGATTACACACCTCCACTGGTGGTAATAAATGCACAGAAAGACTTGTTTCCCACTCCCTTATCTGACTGGCCAGTTCCTACTCAAGCCTCATGTCTAGTGCCCCATCTTCTCAGAACTCTTTCCTGACTCTCACAACACTAATAACCTTccttattttataactttcataACACATGGCTACAAAAAcaattacttcatttcttctttaaatcctACTATGTTACTCCTACATAAAATTATGAATTCACTGAGAACTAGGCTCATTGAATGGATAGAGGAGAGATTCATACATAAATacctatatcagttcagttcagtgcagtcactcattgtgtccgactctttgcaaccccaaggactgcaggacatcaggcctccctgtccatcaccaactccctgagtttgccaaaatcatgtccactgagtcagtgatgccatccaactgtctcatcctctgtcatccccttgtcctcctgctttGAATTTcccccagaatcaggatcttttcaaatgagtcagctctttgatcaggtggcccaagtattggagtttcagcttcaacatcagtccttccaatgaacacccaggactgatctcctttaggatggactggttggatctccttgtagtccaagtgactcgcaagagtcttctccaacaccacagctcaaaagcatcaattcttcagcactcagctttcttcacagtccaactctcacattcatacatgactactggaaaaaccatagccttgactagacggacctttgttagcaaagtaatgtgtctcctttttaatatgctgtgtaggttggtcataactttccttccaaggagtaagcgtctaatttcatggctgcaatcaccatctacagtgattttggaccccaagaagataaagactgacactgtttccactgttcccccatctttttcccatcaagtgatgggacccgatgccatgattttcgttttctgaatgttgagcttaagccacctttttcactctccactttcactttcatcaagagccttttgagttcctcttcactttctgccataagggtgctgtcatctgcatatctgaggttattgatatttctcctggcaatcttgactccagcttgtgcttcttccagcccagcatttctcatgatataatctgcatataagttaaataaacagggtgacaatatacagccttggcgtaccccttttcctatttggaaccagtctattgttccatgtccacagTATGTAGAACCCAAGGATGGTACTAAGTCTCCAGGGCACAGAGCAATATGtaataactaaaagaaaaataatcgaGAATGTCAGTGGTACTGAGAATAGAAACATTACAGTATACCTGTGTGTTTACAAATAAGTTTCTTCTCTCTGGATGTCTAAATCCAAACCTACTCTGTGTGTTTACAAATAAGTTTCTTCTCTCTATGGATGTCTAAATCCAAACctactcttccttctctctcgAAGCTACACATCTGAAATTTCTATTGCCAAAcatgtagggggaaaaaatgggtggcttttaaaagtttcattacagttcagttcagttcagtcagtcatgtccgattttttgcgacctcatggactgcagcaagccagggttccctgtccattaccaactaccagagcttcttcaaactcatgtccatcgagtcggtgaggctatgcaaccatctcatcctctgttgtccccttctcctcctgccttcaatctttcccagcatcagggtcttttcaaatgagtcagttcttcacaccaggtagtcaaagtactggagcttcagcttcagcatcagtccttccaatgaatgttcaggactgatttcctttagtccaagggactctcaagaatcttcttgagcaacacagttcaaaagcatcaattctttggcattcagttcTTTTTAtaatccaacactcacatccatacatgactactggaaaaaccatagctttgactagatggacctgtctcagcaaagtcatgtctctgctttttaatatgctctaggttggtcacagcttttcttccagtgagcaagcatctttttctttcatggctgcaatcaccatctgcagtaattttggagcccaggaaaatgaagtctctcactgtttacattgtctccccatctatttgccatgaagtgacaggaccagattgCATGAtctatgttttctgaatgttgagttttaagccagccatttcattctcctctttcactttcatcaagagggtcctcagttcctcttcactttctgccattaaggtggtgtcatctgcatatcttagattatttatatttctcccactaatcttgattccagcttgtgcttcatccagcctggcattttgcatgatgtactctgcttagaagataaataagcagggtcacagtatacagccttgacttactgctttcccaatttgaaaccagttcattgttccatgtccagttctaactgctgcttcttgacctgcatacaggtttcccaggaggaaggcaaggtggtctggtattcctatgtcttaaaacattttcctcagtttattgtgatccgcagagtcaaaggctttggcgtagtcaataaagcagaagtagatgtttttctggaactttcttgcttgttctattttattttatttttttcagttggattttcatttatttgcaaCATAGGAACTTACAAAAGTAAaaagttttaatgtatttattacttGTAATATCATTAAAACCCACCAAATTCCTAggaatgtattttataaaatatatataaacctcTACACTAAAAACTAcagaaaattattaagaaaaactgaagaagatCTAAGTAGCAATTAGACAGATTAGACCCATTAGCATATTGCAAATGTATCAGTTCTCCCCATTTTGATCTATAAATTCAAAATCTCATTAGATTTTACAGTGCCAATTGACTGACTAGCACTGTCAATTGTTCCATTTTAAAGTTTTGTGTGTAGGGGGggtgttatttttgtttatctcACTCGCTTAGGTGTACTTTTCATAATCTTTCATAATCAAGAAGAttccaatacttgttattttttaCAATAAGACCAATAAAATCTTTTATTGTACACTCAAATTTCAACAACAGTGAGATAAGTGGTAATCCAGTACTTTACTGAATGCCTTCAAAAGGAACTTTCATCAAGCTTCTGATTTATTTTCTGAGAATTTCAATACTAGGCATTCTTCCTTCAGTTGAGAAATcattcaacctttttttttcttctattgatCACTGGTATAATCTTGTGACTCTGCTATGTTGAATCACGAATGATAggcataaagaaaatatatcctcATTCCAATCATcattgtgcttcagttttcttaccttTCCTGTTCTCCTTGCAATTTGAAATTATAAGTTTGCTTCACAAATTCTCTACAGTAGACACTTTGCTTTTCAATGCTTCTGCCAAAGCAGAATTTCTGGCCACAATTCCCCGGTTTACTGAAAAGTCTTCCATCTTTATTGCATTATATCTAAACCCTTTCACTCAAGCCtctctgccggggaccagccccggctgatccagggaattcgaagcggggacggcgtcggcgaagatcaggaaacaattgcttaattaaacgttaattaaggatataaagagtaatagaatgaggatagctcagtaggaaaattcagtggagaaaagaggctgaaataaggatagctcagtgaggaaattcagtggagaaaagaggctgaataattcagccagaaggtaagagaaagaacgacatggtgagaccaagtttcggtgaacaaggcccgcactttatttttcaaagtagtttttataccttaagttatgcacagaggataatgggggaaggggtagagtcaggcagcaagccaggctttcttcctgcaaacttagcatatgcaaaagttaggtgatttgcatcatcttctggcccggaggcctgttaacattttaagaccttttcttcagaaaacttatttttctctaaaggtgattggtcaggagccaccctccaaaagcattagataaagttgcattcctacagagcaaaggtgtggtgggctacaacaagaaaaagaattaactcaagggtcccaggttacaaacattaaagctactacttacaccaattatattaatcaatacactgccagggacacagcaggtaagggatatggaaacttagcagcaaacattggcccaacaagtgaaaatcccttcaccaatacaatttctaatcaatctcttaactactcaaaagaatctgtgtttagacagtttagaacatctcctgcctctcacagttgggaggttctgaacaatcacatgtggccggaaaaacctattcaggcaggctagaggatttccaaaggagtttgtaggttaaacactgtcacacccaggaattattaactggagctgtaagctaactctgttttgagagagaggtagtgggggacagccccccgtaaagtcagaggtgtaggtgaaagcacaaagcagaaagtaggcagactctggttttgggggtatatgctcgagaatttccagggggactcctgaagctcgatcccgcctttgcgtatgccgagcctccttcctcatgacctttgtcatgggcggagttcctcacgctggctaccggcagtgatagaattccagttgagctattccagatcctgaaaagtgctgcactcaatatgcaatatgcactcaatatgcaatatgccggctcccggcacctctCCATACCTAATGATGCCTGCAGAACCACCTCTATTCTGTGCATCATGGAATAACCAGCTCTGGTTATAATACCTTGCACAAAAGTTGGGCTCAATTAATATTTCTCTAATAAAAAATTGATAGATTAAGTCAAATTTCTGTTCAAATATTTGTGTGTCATTTACAAACTTATAGATATTTGGATTGATTATCACCATTTTGTCATTTCACTGAGCTGAATGTCTCAAGTGTTCTTTAACTAGtgaaagtatgaaagtgttagttgtccagatgtgtccaactctttgcaaccccatggactgtaacctcccaggctcttctatccatggaatactTCAGACAGGAATATTGGGTTAGATACtcattgccttctgcaggggatttcccaacccaaggactgaccCCAAATCtgagctgcaggcagattctttactgtttgagccaccaaggaagccctctttaACTAAGGGAGTCACAATGTTTCAGATTATGAAGGTATGTTAAGAGTTACTTTGTGAAAACTCTTTTCTAGATGTGTGAATTATCTCATACATGCCTAATAAATCATATTGTTACAAAACTTCataaattttctcccatttacaCTTGCTACTACCCTTTCTTTGCGATTGACATCAGCTCATTTGTCACAAGTTCAAAATACCTCCCTGAAGTAGCTCTCTAATACAACTTTTACTCTCTTTTGCATTTAGCTATTTTATTCCCTCCACTCCAATTGTCAGTTTCAAATTATCTGAATTATTtatgctgtttgtttttctatatgtACATGCTGGAATATAACACTGAAAGCAAGAAGCTTGTCTTTAATTTACCTACATTGCCTTCACTGTCTAATTTGAGACcctttcaaaaatattcaaaactgtCAGTTAAATGATTGAAATCAATTTTCTCAACCTCAGTATATGCAAATACATAGGCGATTACATCAAAACAGACATATGagtatatttctattattactttTCTGTTGCTTAGTTCCTAATGCTCGTGTTCTTAATTCCTGTATCTAATGCTAATTCTCATGAACCTGGAGAGTGTCTCTTCCATTCTTTTAAGCTCTCAGGTCGTCTTTTGTCTACCTTGGACTTTGCATCAACTTCCTGAAGAAAGTGgcattcttcctcctctttgccCTTTAGTTCCATCCTAGACACAGTGGGATTTACAAAGCACAGTTCTGAAATACTGGGAGATTTGTGCTTGGGTATGTGAGTGCCTGAGAACATAAGATACAAGAAACAGGTGGAGAAGACATTACTTCTGACACAGATATGAAAGAAATGTTTGCATTATATCAAAGAAGAGCTCAAACTTCATGCATCACGTTTGCCCAAATTTCAACTGAGTCTACAACACCTGGAAAAAGACTAATTCCCAAGCAAGTACACAGAGATTTGATAGAAACAATGAACCATTTTTATTGAGAACAAGTGATTTTGTTAGGACCATCAATACAGTCATAACAGAGAATCAGAGAATAAAGAGTAAcatttgcaaaagagtcagagataCTACCAAGAAGATTCAGGGCTCAAAGAGGCCAATCTAAAGTGGGTATTTGCAGGTCAAAGCCTCTGTGAGGCATGTGATTTCTTGCAAGTGGAAATCATGGGTTATAAATCCTTGAATCGGCATTATCTTTAGATGCTTCATCTCAGAAGCAAAAAGGGCTTAGATGGTGATGTTCTAGAAGCAAGAAGAATAACATCTCCTGTAGCAAACTGGCCAATAGCTGCCATAGCCAGAGCCATATCCACAGCCATATCTGGTTCCGTAGCCACAGCCATAATAGGGGCCAAATCCACAGCCATATCCTGTCCCATATCCACAGCCGTATCCTGAGCCGTATCCACAGCCATATCTGGTTCCATATCCACAGCCATAATAGGGGCTGAACCCACAGCTATAGGTCTTTCCACAGCCGTAGCCACAGGAGTTGCCGTA
The DNA window shown above is from Bos indicus isolate NIAB-ARS_2022 breed Sahiwal x Tharparkar chromosome 1, NIAB-ARS_B.indTharparkar_mat_pri_1.0, whole genome shotgun sequence and carries:
- the LOC109563737 gene encoding keratin-associated protein 21-1-like, with protein sequence MCCNYYGNSCGYGCGKTYSCGFSPYYGCGYGTRYGCGYGSGYGCGYGTGYGCGFGPYYGCGYGTRYGCGYGSGYGSYWPVCYRRCYSSCF